In Haloterrigena turkmenica DSM 5511, a single genomic region encodes these proteins:
- the bioB gene encoding biotin synthase BioB, translating to MVYETNNRTVDDALERVLAGERLDRTDGLALMAQPVEPLAEAGAVVRDRFGDGTVDACSIVNAKAGNCAEDCGFCAQSVHFDTGIDTYGFLGPEKILEAAKRAEADGAQRFGIVVAEKGVSKEHRPEEWAEVLESIRLVRDECDLEVDASLGILTEEEAAILADEGINHYNHNIETSPRYFPEIVDTHSFEDRVATLEVAKEAGMDLCAGVILGMGETPTDRVEAAIALQDIGISSLPVNVLNPVEGTPLYEQGADITTEEIVKTVAVYKLLHPESRVRLTGGREANLSPEEQHLPLEAGADGLLTGDYLTTEGQSPGDDLEIVERAGLEPNMEANEFDPEAVKARHSDAAESSTETAASTNAGTEPSDD from the coding sequence GTGGTTTACGAGACGAACAACCGGACGGTCGACGACGCGCTCGAGCGGGTACTGGCCGGCGAGCGGCTCGATCGCACCGACGGGCTGGCGCTGATGGCGCAACCGGTCGAACCGCTCGCCGAGGCCGGCGCCGTCGTGCGCGACCGCTTCGGCGACGGCACGGTCGACGCCTGCTCGATCGTCAACGCGAAGGCCGGCAACTGCGCCGAGGACTGCGGCTTCTGCGCCCAGTCAGTCCATTTCGACACCGGCATCGACACTTACGGCTTCCTCGGCCCCGAGAAGATCCTCGAGGCCGCCAAGCGAGCCGAGGCCGACGGCGCCCAGCGCTTCGGTATCGTCGTCGCCGAGAAGGGCGTCTCGAAGGAACACCGCCCCGAGGAGTGGGCGGAAGTCCTCGAGTCCATCCGGCTCGTTCGCGACGAGTGCGACCTCGAGGTCGATGCCTCTCTCGGAATTCTGACCGAAGAGGAGGCCGCGATCCTCGCTGACGAAGGGATCAACCACTACAATCACAACATCGAGACCTCGCCGCGGTACTTCCCCGAGATCGTCGACACCCACAGCTTCGAGGATCGGGTGGCGACCCTCGAGGTGGCGAAGGAAGCGGGGATGGACCTCTGTGCCGGCGTCATCCTCGGGATGGGCGAGACACCCACCGACCGCGTCGAGGCCGCGATCGCGCTCCAGGACATCGGGATCTCCTCGCTACCGGTGAACGTGTTGAACCCGGTCGAGGGGACGCCGCTGTACGAGCAGGGCGCCGACATCACGACCGAGGAGATCGTGAAGACGGTCGCGGTCTACAAACTGCTCCACCCCGAGTCGCGGGTGCGCCTGACCGGCGGGCGCGAGGCGAACCTCTCGCCCGAGGAGCAACACCTGCCGTTGGAGGCCGGCGCCGACGGCCTGCTGACGGGCGATTACCTGACCACGGAGGGCCAGTCGCCCGGCGACGACCTCGAGATCGTCGAACGGGCTGGACTCGAGCCCAACATGGAGGCCAACGAGTTCGATCCCGAGGCGGTCAAAGCGCGCCACAGTGACGCGGCGGAGTCGTCGACCGAGACGGCAGCGAGCACGAACGCGGGCACTGAACCGAGCGACGACTGA
- a CDS encoding toll/interleukin-1 receptor domain-containing protein, with translation MTGEQIYVSHAPGDLDLVQELFSTVKNFPFGVHIALEEVESGRSRKRLEGRLANSDVVVAVITDDAATDRWINQEIGYAVAKGIPVLPLYEDERQRGGYVSDIDGVTIDRENPSFTIFNLLSRLRSELAPLGALSVPNWYIRFPCTIPDCGHPVTLDIEQDQTKLWKQYNHGKLLTASCADCRSTYYFDPATIGFVRREERPQ, from the coding sequence ATGACCGGAGAACAGATCTACGTCTCGCACGCGCCCGGCGACCTCGATCTCGTCCAAGAGCTGTTCTCGACGGTCAAGAACTTCCCATTCGGCGTCCACATCGCCCTCGAGGAGGTCGAATCCGGCCGCTCGCGGAAACGACTCGAGGGACGACTCGCGAACAGCGACGTCGTCGTCGCGGTGATCACCGACGACGCGGCGACCGACCGGTGGATCAACCAGGAGATCGGCTACGCGGTGGCCAAGGGGATTCCGGTGCTCCCGCTCTACGAGGACGAACGCCAGCGGGGCGGGTACGTAAGTGACATCGACGGCGTGACGATCGATCGGGAGAACCCGTCGTTTACGATCTTCAATCTGCTCAGTCGCCTCCGGAGCGAACTCGCGCCCCTTGGGGCGCTCTCGGTGCCCAACTGGTACATCCGGTTTCCCTGTACGATTCCCGACTGCGGTCACCCGGTCACGCTGGATATCGAACAGGACCAGACGAAGCTGTGGAAACAGTACAACCACGGGAAGCTGTTGACGGCCTCGTGTGCGGACTGTCGCTCGACGTACTACTTCGATCCGGCGACGATCGGCTTCGTTCGCCGAGAGGAGCGGCCCCAATAG
- a CDS encoding haloalkane dehalogenase, translating to MVVRVSEERFADVPDFDYEPKYVDVGELRMAYVEAGGNGDDGGDEETFLCLHGEPTWSFLYRKMMPILAERGRVVVPDLIGCGRSDRYEDRDAYSIEMHYDALETFVEELDLTNVTLVCQDWGGVLGLPLAVHRPERFARLVPMNTGVPDGTQEMSDRWHEFAEMVATADDLDIGRLVRNGCYRELSEEVVDAYRAPFPNERYMAAARTFPGLVPTSPDDPGAELMAETQERLGEWEKPAFVLFGREDPITSHDRDPLRHHIPTATEQPDVWIDDAAHFLQEDAGEEIAERIVEFVDRT from the coding sequence ATGGTAGTTCGCGTCTCGGAGGAACGATTCGCCGACGTGCCCGATTTCGACTACGAGCCGAAGTACGTCGACGTCGGCGAGTTGCGAATGGCGTACGTCGAAGCCGGCGGGAACGGGGACGACGGCGGAGACGAGGAGACGTTCCTCTGCCTCCACGGCGAACCGACGTGGTCGTTTCTCTATCGAAAGATGATGCCGATCCTGGCCGAGCGCGGTCGTGTCGTCGTCCCCGATCTGATCGGCTGCGGGCGCTCCGACAGGTACGAGGACCGCGACGCCTACTCGATCGAGATGCACTACGACGCGCTCGAGACGTTCGTCGAGGAACTCGATCTGACGAATGTCACGCTCGTTTGCCAGGACTGGGGCGGCGTCCTCGGACTCCCGCTCGCAGTCCACCGGCCCGAGCGGTTCGCGCGTCTCGTCCCGATGAACACCGGCGTTCCGGACGGGACCCAGGAGATGAGCGACCGGTGGCACGAGTTCGCCGAGATGGTGGCGACCGCCGACGACCTCGACATCGGCAGACTCGTCCGGAACGGCTGTTATCGGGAGCTCTCTGAGGAAGTGGTCGACGCCTACCGCGCGCCGTTCCCGAACGAGCGGTATATGGCGGCTGCACGGACGTTCCCCGGCCTCGTCCCGACATCGCCCGACGACCCCGGGGCGGAGCTGATGGCCGAAACACAGGAGCGCCTCGGCGAGTGGGAGAAACCGGCGTTCGTGCTGTTCGGAAGGGAGGATCCGATCACGTCCCACGACCGCGATCCGCTCCGACACCACATCCCGACCGCGACCGAGCAGCCCGACGTCTGGATCGACGACGCGGCCCACTTCCTACAGGAGGACGCCGGTGAGGAGATCGCCGAGCGCATCGTCGAGTTCGTCGATCGAACCTGA